The DNA segment CGAggcattttgtttccctgaaCCAAAATGGTTTGGTTGTGTTTAATGTGCCCATGTGGGTCTGTCACAGCAGGGACTCTGCAGGACCTCCAGGGTGGCTGAGGAACAAACtccagtttgggatttttgactTTCTGAAGTCAtgtaaaaaatttcaaaatattacTGGATCAATTACATGCTACTCCAATTATCCTTGAGATAGAACACCAACTCAAATCACAAGACCCAGAGAGAATCCAAGGATTTCTTTAAAAGTGTGGTTAAATTTTTCGAGGACAGAAAAATTTGGCTCAAGGAATCCCACCATAGCCATCAACAGCATTATCATCCATTTCCTTTGAATACTTCTTTTCAGCTTCAAAAAGCTGAACTAATATTTAATTGAACGAAAAACTGCacacttaaaagaaaaaccacactCCATACCAGCAATAATTTAATGGAAGCTTAAAAATTCCCCTTTCCATGGTTCCCATGTCTGCCAACCACCACAGCTCCCCTCCAGCCCCTTGGTGCCacagccaggccctgccacaCACAGCAGCTTGTTATCCACAAATGCAAAAATGCACTTTTAATCTGAAATTCAGCAATTTCCATCCCAACTCCCACCCACTGCCCGTGTTTACAGCACAGACTGCTCTTGCACATGTAACTAGAAATTAGGCACATTCACACCTCAGCAGAACCCACAGACCTCAGTTTCAGTCTGTCTGCATAAATGTCATTTTACAGCAGCATTTTCACCCCAGATATTTCATGGATTGCTGAATGAGAACAAACAACAGGAATCATTTCTGTAGTTTCCAAAAGCAAGTCCCAGCTCCCAATGTCTGTGACAAAATACACCTGACTCTTGCACATCTGTACCCAAGAGAGGTGCACAATGAATCTGCAGTGATTGGTAGAGCCCCTCCCTTTTATTGAAGTATTAAGCAAAattaaaaccccacaaaacaaccCACAGAACAGTGTCTGACATCTCATAGGAAGTACAAGGGAACAAAATGCACATTTGCACACAATTCTTTGCTGCTCCCATGAACCAAAGGAACAGTCACACAGAGGCAGGTGAGAGCAGAACTCACATCCTGCTTCAGAGCAACCAACACCTCTAGTACCATTTGCTTCCCTTCTTTCAAGCTATTTTAACACTTTGGGGCCAAGCCCTGGTATGGTTTTTCAGACCCAAACAGCCTGTGCAGCAAAACCTCAACTTTCTGCACAGAACCCCTTGTTTTTATCATACATACACATTCTTGGTACTTTCCAAGGAATTTTCACTTCCCAAATGCAGGGTGAGAGCCCAGTCTTTGCTACAAAGCAGTCTCAGCATTTCTGCAGGACTCTGAACTTTGTTCCCTCTGGTCACAGGTCTGCAACTTGCAGAGAGCCCACAGTCCCTCAGAGGCAGTGCTGAAGGCACCAAGCTGGAACCTTCTTTGCTGCCACATGAAGGGATGGAGACACAGAGCACAAGCACTCCCTGCCACCAGCTCCaattccctgcagagagacccGACTGAGTTTTGACTGAACTCTCCTTTCCTGGGAAAGCCCCAGTCCCACAATGCCCTGGCTGCACATCCCACCACTCTACAAGGGAATGAAAAGGAGTCAGACACGTCTTTTTCCTCTCCACACATCATTGCAGTGAAGTTCTATGGTTTGATAAGGCATTTTTATCTTCAGTGAGAATCCAAGCACAGGCAGGAAATCTGCCAAGTCGTGCAAAAAACTTCATCTCCCAGCAGCTTGAAATTCCAGGATTTCCCACTCTCTCCTCAGCTGGAACAACCCCTGTCCCCGTGGGCATTGTTTATTTAACACCAGTACAGAACAGGGCTAAATAAACCCCTCAGCAGCTGGACTTCAGTATCTTTCACAAAGAGGGACACACAAATGAGCACTTTTTGCAGCTCTCTGGCTTTATCCCACAACCTGCCTTTTTACAGTATCCCTATATATAAATTAGAAAGAGATAAAGCCAAGGATTCACTGCAGCGTCCATGAGAAAGTCCAGTCAGTGTAGCAGTCCCTCAGGATGGTGCTCACTGGGGGGTGAAGGTCAGGATCATCCAGCTGATGACGAAGTAGAAGAGGAAGATGGGGTACACGACGAGGGCCTTGCGGTTGGGGGGCTGGCTGTCTGCCAGGAACGCCGTGGATgctgcagagacacaaaacccgtgaggcaggagcagcacaacCCTCACAGCGAGGATCTGCACTGCAGCTGTGttgaaaataaaaccactgCTCAAACTTCCTCTATCATACAGAAGGATAAgttacagaatcatggaatcacagcatggtttggcttggaagggatatccagttccaccccctgccacaggcagggacaccttccaccagcccaggctgctccaagccccacaGCCTGGCCATAAATGCTGATTAACACTGTACAGTGAGAGCCAGACTTGCAGATAAAGAACAGGAGAAATCGTGCAAACGCATCTCTATAAAATCAGCATTTTCTAATAGTATTTATAACATAACCATAGAATAAACCACCAAACAGTCTCACTGAGTTTAATGCTAAATCATCATCCTGCTGCCCATGGCAATTTAGGCATGAGCATGGAAATcaccaggagcagaggcagaggcTGAACCTCTGCCAGCTGAAGGATTGGAAGAACTCCTCCTACAGCCcttcagcagcccagggccaccTTAgaccagagcagcccctggttCTGCCTGAGGGAATGCACAGGGATCTAATCCCCGGGCACAGGGAGGGACTCACCCAAGGTGGACCAGGCGAACATGGCCCCCACCACGATGAGGCGGATGATGAAGCTGACGGTGCCCGCGCccgccagcagcaccagcctgcacACCAGCATGGCCACGGTCAGCGGCATCACGCAGtaccccagcacacacaggctcTGGAAGaaggagctgcacagggagacagcagcagggagacagcagtgaggccaggcagggcagaaCTCCGTGCTCAGGAGGGATGGAACCTCCCCGGAACAGCCCCGCACTCACATGGTGCCTCCCAGAAGCTTCGAGTTGAGCGTGATGACAACAGCCCCAAACCAGATGATGACAAACACCTCGGCAAACTGGGGCCCCCCGTCATCCTTGCTGTCTGCAGAGCCACCCTGCAGCATCCTGGAGTGGGGAACAGGGAGAAAGAGCTGCACTGGGGAACAGACAGACGGAGGCGTCAGCACTGCTGGAGTTTTCCCAAACAGGAGCAGGTGCCAGAGCAGGAGCCCCAGCACTGATCCCCAGTTATGCTGCAGGCCCATAGTTTTTCAtccattttatattttcattatatCCTCAGTTTtgcacaggaaaggaaaatggtGGTGACTTAGCTGAGGTGATCTCAGtccatttgtttctctgttttcaGGGCTGCGAAAGCATTCAGAAAGGAATCAAGCCATGGATAACAGGCTGAGATGGAAATTAAAGTACCAAAGTTTTGGTACCTCTCAAGGCAGCAGAATAGTGTGTGTGTGAACAAACCAGCCTCAGAGAAACCCTGGAAAAACTATGGGATTCAGGCACCACAGCTGAATCAGGACACCTCAAGACACCTTCAGTAAAACCATTCCTAGGCCAGGGGACCAGGAAGAGTTCATCCTTAAATCCTAAATTTAGGGACAGGAGGTGCTAATGGGCTTGAAGTGTCACAAACACATTTTATCAGAGAACCCAACCAAGCAGTGCTTGCACAATACAGAGAAGAGGATCAGCTGAAATTGATCTTAACACATTAATcagtaatttttaatgtttcatttCCCTCATGCACCGGGctacaaaaccccaaattcccctggAATACTCACAGAGCCAGGGAGACACACAGCACCAATGGGCCCCACAGATCCCCTgcagagagagggaaaacacATCACAGAAGTCACAAAACCATCTCAGTTGTGCTTTCCTCGGAAGTGCCCAGCTCCCAAGGCGCCATTTTCCACATCTCAGTGCTTTACAATTCTCTTATTTAGCATCTTACCCCAAGATCTATAATAAAATTCACTCAagacccagcagctgctccagccccagttcCACCCATCCTGGCCCACAGAGCCCTGGTGAGAGCCCAGCTgtgagctctgctgcccaggatgTTCAGCCCCCCTGAACCCCCTTCCCCTGGGTTCTGCCTCTCCCCTGCAGGTCAGGAGGGCCCCAGCACGTACAGTCCCTGAGGAGGGCACTGCTCTTCCTGGGATACATGACATGGACAAACTTCTTCCCAACAGCCTTCAGGTCCCTCAtctgaaacaaaaacaaaacactttcaTTTATTCCCTCACAGAAATTACAGCTCCCAGCTAAAGCAAAGAGACAGAAGTAAAGGAACGTGAATGGCAAATCAGGAGAAGATCCAACCCAACAAGTTCTGTGGCACCCTCTGCAACAAACAGTGACTGCTTTTCCTACAGCCCTTAACAACATCAGCATCACATCCTTTTCTTTAACAACCACAATATTCTATCGTTTAAAAACACCAGAATGTAACCAACAATTTGTTTGCCCCTCTAGGAAAAgagaataaatgaaaaatacctCCAGTCAGTGGAGTTTCTCACAAGCTCCCACTGAGGCCTCTGCCCTCACACTGATTTCATGATCACAGAGAAACTTTGGGCCACAACTCAGACACTTTTTTGACCCACAGGAATTTGTTTTACATGATGAGCTCTAAAACAATCCCCGCTGAAGTACAGGTTGAGCAGCGCTGTGCAAAAACACAGGTTTTGCACAACAGCTGCCAAAAACACCAGAAAACCTGAGTTTTACCCCAGCCATGGGCTCAGACTCACAATTGTGTCCTTGACTGGCTCATCCAGCGTGGAGTAATCCTCATCAGGAGAGTGAGATCCCACAGGGACAGTGATCTCCCCTTCCACTGGAATATCCTGGGATATGGACACATCTGCCAGACCTGGGAACTGAATGGGCACAAACCTTTAGGAGCAAACACAAACATGCTCGTGTGCACTTCAGATGGGCTGGTGAcgggcagagctgctcagaaTTCAGGGATACAAGGAAGaattctgcagcagggccagctgtCACTGCCCGATGTGAGCAGGGATGGCCTCAAGAGCTGAGCAGGTGTGTGtgagcctgtcccctgccagcccagaaccCCCCCTCTGTGCTCTGCCACGGCAGCAACcgaaacaaataaaaagccgTGTTTTAGGGGAGGTGGTGCCTGAGGGCTGCACAGCCGCACCACCCCCGAGTGCCCGCATTTGAAATTAATATTAACATTTACATTTAATTAACATTAACATTGACAGCCCCGGGGAGCCGCACGGACAACCCCGGCCCGGACACACACCGAGGCTGCTCAGGGACCGGGTTTCACCGGGCTGAAGCCTCCCCAAAGCTCTGGGGTGCCCGCGGGTGAAGGCGAACAGGGCACAGCCCGACCGGTTCTGCGGCAAACGCTGGGCAGGCGGGGCACGGCGGGACTCCGGCAGCCCCCGGCCCCTTTCCCGTCCTCTCCTCCTGTCGCCTTCTCGCCCCTGCCCTCGGCCCCTTCCCCATCCCCGCCTTTCAGACCAGCCGCCGCCCGCCCAGGCCTCCAGACCCCGCTGCGCCTTTGCCCGCACCGCACCGGCCGCGctcagggagagagggaggccTGAACGCGCCTGgcccgcccgcagcccggccTCCCCGGCCCCCTCCCGAcacccccggccccgctccccccgggCCGCGCTCACCAGGGTCCCTCAGCCCCgctcccccggccccgcgctcaCCAGGCTCCCCCCGGCCCCGCACTCACCAGGGTCCCTCAGCCCCGCTCCCCCAGCCCCGCACTCACCAGgctccccccggccccgctcccctccgccgccgccatcttggccGCCGCGGCGACGTGGAGGCCGCTCCGCCGTCGTCACCGCGCGCCGCCGCGTcacgcgccgccgccgccggggcgTCCATGGCAACGCGCGcgggcggcgccgccgccgccgccccgccggcaGGGGGCGCACCGGCAGCGGCCGGAGCGCAGCGTCCCGCGCCGTGAGGAGCggagcggccgggccgggccgggccgggccgagccgggcaGAGCCGGGCGGCTCATCCCGGACTACACCTCCCGGCGGCAGCGGCGCGCCCGGAAGctcggcgggcgggcgggcgggggtcGCTCGGCCGAGGCGcggcagcgggcggggccgcggggcggggcgggcccgcgggatgccggcggcgcggggcgcccggggcggcggcggcagcgctcCGTAGGCGCAGCGCGGCGGAGCCGGGCCGAGGCGCGGCCATGGGGCACCCGCCGCTGGAGTTCAGCGACTGCTACCTGGACAGCCCCGACTTCCGAGAGCGCCTCAAGTGCTacgagcaggagctggagcggACCAACAAGTTCATCAAGGAGGTGATCAAGGACGGCAACGCGCTCATCGCCGCCATCCGCGGTgagcgggccggggcgggggtcCGGGCAGGGCTCGGCCGGTCGCCGCGGGGTGTCCCGTTCCCGTGCTGGAGCCGCTTCGGGCCCGTGCCCCGCATCGCTCCGGCAGGGCTGGCGTtccctgcagtgccaccccCGGGGCCACCCGCTGCTGTCCCCTCGCAGGGTCCCCCGTCCCGCTGGGTTGACACCGGCGGCGGGACCGGCCGAGCGTTGGCAGCGTGGATGTGCTCGTTTGGGGACAGCCGCCCGGGGAAGGTGCTCCGTTATTCCCCGAGCATCTCCCgggcgcggggggagcggggcgggtTCGTCCTTGGCCATCCCCTGAGAGGGGCCCTGCAGCGCCCTGCTGGAAGCCCTCCCTTTGTTGTCGGTGTTCTGTCATTCTTCAAATCACGGTGAGCATTTTTCCCAGCGAAATGTCGATTTCAGTGTTGACTTTGAGGGAGTCGCCTGTTCAGAAGTGCTGACAGATCACCAGAGCACCTGGGCCAGGTTGTGTCATCTGAAACCGCCGAGTCCCACGCGTTTGACACTGACCTTCTGACTGCttagatttgtttttgttttccctcccCACAGCTGTGCATCCCCTTCATACACACCTTCCCTGTGTCATCTCcctggactccatgatcttaaaggtcttttccagtcCAGATGATTCCAGGATTCTCTGCCGTTATCCATGCAGCAGAATCCAGGCCCAGGCCACCAGAGCATCCATGGGGGCAGTGGAGGGACACAGACAATCCACGCTGGTCACACACGGTTTTCCTGCCAGCTGGTTGGTTTCAGTTGGTGTTAATAGGTTTAGCTGCTGCCCTTTTGTTCAGAATAATTCAGAGCTTCCTTGTTATCGAGGCCGTGGCTGGAATAGCCCGTGTTTGCCCATCTGGAAGCAGCAGAGACAAAAGCTGGTGTGACTGAAACTGCCGACGTCACAGGGCTGTGAGACCTAACGTGGGTACAAAAACTCAAATCTGCACAGTCCGGGgcaaagaaaaaccccaacaaaatgGAAATCAGAGGGATTAAACCAAACCTGCTTGCTAGTGGAAATGCTTTTCTTCATCACTTTGTTCAAAACCATTTCCCTTTTCAGTGTTTGTAGCACACAGGGATGTGAGGGATTTCGCTGGGTCAGCAGACCCGGCCCAGGGAGACTGGCCAGGGAGGAAGggcagaagcagaagaaagcagagCGCACCCAGGCAGCACTGAAAACCCTCAGGGATGAGGATTTCTTGCCTGAAATCCTGTGGGGTGTTTTTGTAGCTGACCcagcaggctgccagggaggtgctggggcCCATCCTGCCTGGGCTTCCATCAGCTCCCTGTGTTTAGTTTACAgataacttaaaaaaatagaaatatctCTGAATCCTGCCCATGTGGAGCTGTGGGTGGGAATCTGGGGTGCTCACTGGCCACTGGCTGACAGTCCCTCTGTGCCCCCTGACAGGCTGGGGGAACAGTCCCTctgtgccctcagctgctgggaTGCAAAAGCAGTGGTGGTCCCACCAGGAGAGTGAGATCCAATGAGGACAGAGGGTGAAATACCTGAAAAGGGCTACAAGAAGggtggagagggactttggacaagggatggagtgacaggacaatggggaatggcttcacactgaaaGAGAGCAGAGTTAGAtcagaaaacagagaaattcttccctgtgagggtggtgaggccctggcagaggttgcccagggaagctgtagCTGCCCTGGAAATGTCCAGGCCAGGTTACCTGAATGAAGGTGGTGCTTTAGGGGGCTTTAAACTCCTTTGGCCTTCCATAGTTAAGGGAAACTGGTTCCATTCCCTCCACCCAACTGATGTGTCACcagctggaaaaaataaaattccaggGGTGAAGCTCTTCCAGGGGCCTGCAGCCCACCATatcctgcagccacagccctacCAGTGCAGCCTTTGAGTGTGGTACTTTCTCTTGTCAACTGACAtctcccagcagctgaggaTTCACAACTACCTGGGACACCCCCAGGGGACAAAGTATTCGGTATTGCCACGTGGGGAAATAAACTGACTAAAGCAGAGAATAATATTGTTCATTTGTAACAGTCTTGGGTGTGAAAGCCAGTAATAGAAAATAATACTTTGAGTCAGAAATGGAAATTACTTTTGCTGTAAAGTTGGCTGCGTCCCTTGTTTTTTTGTGCCAGCAGTATGGAGAGTcactggcagtgccaagtgacaGTGCTGGTCCCACACGTTGTACTGGCAGTGCTGAGACCACCGTGGCCTGTCCCTGGTCAGGCAGGGAGAAGGACGGGGAGATGTCTGTCCCTTCATGgccatcccctgggctggccaggATCAGGACCTGATGTGGGCACTGGGGattcagctccagcagcagcttgtcCATGCTCAGAGCTCACCATGGCCAGCACTGGTGACAGAGGAGCTTTGCTCTAGGCCACTGGGGTGTCACAAGTTGTGACTCCATGGCATCACTGTGGCTGCAAGAATGGCTGCTTTACAGCAGCTTCTTTCTGTGCTTCAGTGTGGGTTTCTTTAATCTCTCCTGCTTACTGTGCTCAGCTGTGTGTATGATAATGCAAAACCACCTATTTCCCCTGGTCTTTGATCTTCTCTGCCAATTAAATATCAAATGGAGTTGGAGAAATGTCAGATGAAGGCTTTTCTCATTAGTACCTGTGAGTGCTGTGATGGTGAAAATTGTCCTTTGAAGCTCAAAGAGCTGTGAGTTCTCATGCAAATGTTGTGTATGTGGTTTTGCACTTGATTTCTGTCCAGCGTGGAGCTCTGCAGAGTGCCTGGGACTGTGCTGGCAGTTCCCAGCCTCCCCAGGTACTGTGAGCACTTCATCCTGAAGGATAATGTGACAAAagaatcatcatcatcatcatcatcatcatcatcatcatcatcatcaccatcatcattcCTGCAGCGCTGTGTGTGGGAACTGGGTGTCCCCTCAGGGAAGTCTTGTGTCCCCCAGCATGGCAGACCTGTTCTGGACAGGTTTCTGTGCTGTTGTTGGATGTGGTGCCTGGGGGTTTAATGCTGTGGAGTGTGGGAAGCAGTGTGGCATTGGAACAGGTTATTTTAATGGGATTGACGCACTGGAACAGGTTATTTTAATGGGATTGAAGCCACCCAGAGTGACCTGTCTGCCCAGTTCCCCAGAACCCCATGTCTTGGTTCATGGGAAGGCTGTGGGGACAATGGAATGTGTTCCTGCAGCATGACAGCCAGATCCTGGGGACTGTGTCCAAGCAACCCTAAAGCTCCTCTAGAAAATAGGGAAGAAGAAGGAGTCTGTCCCACACTAGGAGAGGCTACAGGTCCCAGGCAAGCATCAGCTTTGCTGGgaggcacagctgcagtgacAATGTCCTGTCCCACAAAGACAGCTGAGCCATGAGACAGTGAGGAGCAGGGGGAAATGACCTGCTGGAAAACATCACTCCCTCCAGCAATAATGTGATCTCTTGTTGGCTCCTTGCTGGTCTTCCCCATCCTCGCTGGGGATTTCAGCCAGTAAGGGCACCAGTTACTGCTGGTAACTTGTAAAATTGTCTTCTAACTTGCCAGCTCTGTCTCAAAAGACATCACACCCATAGCCAGagcccagctgtccctgggagCATCGGCACCCTGCGGGCATCCTCAgctcagctgggcacagggggtctctgcagcccacagctgctgatggagcagctcctgggctctgaGCACAGAACGAGGGCCCCAGTTGGTGTAAATCTAAACCAGACATGCTTTAACCAGACACTAAAACACAATagcagaaaaaagaacaaaaaccctccccaaagccagCTCACCCCCAGCGCCAGCACTGCATCCTcagtgcaggcaggagagaggagGGGCCGGCACAGGATCTACCAGATCCAGCTGCGAGGCAGATCCCACCCCGTGTTCTGGGGCTCAGGGATGTGTTTGCTGGGCTTTGctccccctggagcagctctctgGCTGGGCAGGTTGTCTCTGTTGGGTTTGCTTTGCCAGTGGCTgaggtgccaggctgggcacaggaTGGTTTGGCTGTGCCATGATGTCCCCAGGCCTGGCTCCTTGTCCCTCACTCCCTCCCTGC comes from the Passer domesticus isolate bPasDom1 chromosome 7, bPasDom1.hap1, whole genome shotgun sequence genome and includes:
- the YIPF6 gene encoding protein YIPF6 isoform X2, which produces MRDLKAVGKKFVHVMYPRKSSALLRDWDLWGPLVLCVSLALMLQGGSADSKDDGGPQFAEVFVIIWFGAVVITLNSKLLGGTISFFQSLCVLGYCVMPLTVAMLVCRLVLLAGAGTVSFIIRLIVVGAMFAWSTLASTAFLADSQPPNRKALVVYPIFLFYFVISWMILTFTPQ
- the YIPF6 gene encoding protein YIPF6 isoform X1 gives rise to the protein MAAAEGSGAGGSLFPGLADVSISQDIPVEGEITVPVGSHSPDEDYSTLDEPVKDTIMRDLKAVGKKFVHVMYPRKSSALLRDWDLWGPLVLCVSLALMLQGGSADSKDDGGPQFAEVFVIIWFGAVVITLNSKLLGGTISFFQSLCVLGYCVMPLTVAMLVCRLVLLAGAGTVSFIIRLIVVGAMFAWSTLASTAFLADSQPPNRKALVVYPIFLFYFVISWMILTFTPQ